One stretch of Amycolatopsis sp. NBC_00345 DNA includes these proteins:
- a CDS encoding nuclear transport factor 2 family protein, with translation MPESARAIENLILTYAACVDAGDFAGVGELFAEGTFRGGGTPATGREAVERYFRDTLIVYADGTPRTRHLTTNLRVDVDEAAGTATAHTYWTALQAVEDLPLQPIASGHYDDRFARRNGQWRFTERRPSVDLAGNLKHHLKPRAQP, from the coding sequence ATGCCGGAGTCCGCCCGGGCGATCGAGAACCTGATCCTGACCTACGCGGCGTGCGTCGACGCGGGGGACTTCGCCGGCGTCGGCGAGCTGTTCGCCGAAGGAACGTTCCGAGGCGGCGGCACGCCCGCGACCGGCCGCGAGGCGGTGGAGCGGTACTTCCGCGACACGCTGATCGTCTACGCCGACGGCACGCCCCGGACCCGGCACCTGACCACGAACCTGCGCGTCGACGTGGACGAGGCCGCCGGCACCGCGACCGCGCACACCTACTGGACCGCGCTGCAGGCCGTCGAGGACCTCCCGCTGCAGCCGATCGCCTCCGGCCACTACGACGACCGCTTCGCCCGCCGCAACGGGCAGTGGCGCTTCACCGAGCGGCGCCCGTCCGTCGACCTGGCGGGAAACCTGAAACACCACCTGAAGCCCAGGGCCCAGCCGTGA
- a CDS encoding TetR/AcrR family transcriptional regulator — protein sequence MTSTRQAQHARTHQNLLDATVRCLVEFGYAGTTTQRVQERAGVSRGALLHHFGSKQELFVAAIHHVAEGQLARVREEVRADSLRELVAALRASMSGPLYLAGLELWMGARTDPALHASLVPAERELGRELRAAFAEVWPSEEDSRVAFDSLLVLLRGLALTSVLREDEALADAIVERWLAGRV from the coding sequence GTGACCTCCACCCGCCAGGCGCAGCACGCGCGGACGCACCAGAACCTGCTGGACGCGACCGTGCGCTGCCTCGTCGAGTTCGGCTACGCCGGCACCACCACCCAGCGGGTCCAGGAGCGGGCGGGGGTGTCACGCGGGGCGCTGCTGCACCACTTCGGCTCGAAGCAGGAGCTGTTCGTCGCCGCGATCCACCACGTCGCCGAGGGGCAGCTGGCCCGCGTCCGCGAGGAAGTCCGGGCGGATTCACTGCGCGAGCTGGTCGCCGCCTTGCGGGCGTCGATGTCCGGGCCGCTGTACCTCGCGGGACTGGAGCTGTGGATGGGCGCGCGCACGGACCCGGCGCTGCACGCGTCGCTGGTCCCGGCGGAGCGCGAGCTGGGCCGGGAGCTGCGGGCCGCGTTCGCCGAGGTCTGGCCGTCCGAAGAGGACAGTCGCGTCGCCTTTGACTCCCTGCTGGTGCTGCTGCGCGGGCTCGCGCTCACCAGTGTGCTGCGCGAGGACGAGGCTCTGGCGGACGCGATCGTGGAGCGGTGGCTGGCCGGGCGCGTCTGA
- a CDS encoding CGNR zinc finger domain-containing protein, with the protein MERPLLGEPLGLDLLNTTWIGRGGPADLLTDTGGMRIWLEQNDLGLPATAAARSALVTAREAIRAHTKASAAELGSAREGTRKELNAALDGLNTVLAWGRHRPVLGASGPEVVAEVADPDQRAGWLAAVNYLELLTADASRVRSCAHPECVLYFYDTSPKRSRRWCSMATCGNRAKAARHYARSKD; encoded by the coding sequence ATGGAACGGCCCCTCCTCGGCGAGCCCCTCGGCCTCGACCTCCTGAACACCACGTGGATCGGACGCGGCGGGCCCGCCGACCTGCTCACCGACACCGGCGGCATGCGGATCTGGCTGGAGCAGAACGACCTCGGCCTGCCCGCCACCGCCGCCGCGCGGTCGGCCCTGGTCACCGCCCGCGAGGCGATCCGCGCGCACACCAAGGCCTCCGCCGCGGAACTCGGCTCGGCGCGTGAAGGGACCCGGAAAGAGCTGAACGCCGCGCTGGACGGGCTGAACACCGTGCTGGCTTGGGGACGGCACCGCCCGGTTCTCGGCGCGTCCGGCCCGGAAGTGGTCGCCGAGGTGGCCGACCCGGACCAGCGCGCGGGCTGGCTCGCCGCGGTGAACTACCTGGAGCTGCTCACCGCCGACGCGTCCCGCGTTCGCAGCTGCGCGCACCCCGAGTGCGTCCTGTACTTCTACGACACCAGCCCGAAACGCAGCCGCCGCTGGTGCTCCATGGCCACCTGCGGCAACCGCGCCAAGGCCGCGCGGCACTACGCGCGCAGTAAGGATTGA
- a CDS encoding alpha/beta hydrolase family protein — translation MDLAVRYGPEPDQVADVFFPPDAAPAALVLVLHGGSWRVENDRGYLEPEARALAANGYAVANVEYRRVGAGGGWPTTFTDVALAVDTLPALVARQWPGRVDTERVVLLGHSAGGQLALWAAARDRLPEGAPGRRPGPVPLAGVVAVAPVSALTEALRYAGGLGAVTGLLGGGPEDVPGRYAAADPLTLGPIGVPVVVIHGDRDTAVPPVMSRLYTEATGAELVTVPGAGHFDITVPGGLAWTSIVDSVGRLAEERCVRLP, via the coding sequence ATGGATCTCGCCGTGCGCTACGGACCGGAGCCCGACCAGGTCGCCGACGTGTTCTTCCCGCCCGACGCCGCGCCCGCAGCGCTGGTTCTGGTGCTGCACGGCGGATCCTGGCGGGTCGAGAACGACCGGGGCTACCTCGAGCCGGAGGCACGGGCGCTGGCCGCGAACGGTTACGCGGTGGCGAATGTGGAGTACCGGCGCGTCGGCGCGGGTGGCGGCTGGCCCACGACGTTCACCGACGTCGCGCTCGCGGTCGACACCCTCCCGGCGCTCGTCGCGCGGCAGTGGCCCGGGCGCGTCGACACCGAGCGAGTGGTGCTTCTCGGTCACTCCGCGGGCGGGCAGCTCGCGCTCTGGGCGGCGGCGCGCGACCGGCTGCCCGAAGGCGCGCCGGGACGGCGGCCCGGACCGGTGCCGCTCGCCGGAGTCGTCGCCGTGGCACCGGTCTCCGCACTGACCGAAGCCTTGCGCTACGCGGGTGGGCTCGGCGCCGTCACCGGCCTGCTCGGTGGTGGCCCCGAGGACGTGCCCGGCCGGTACGCCGCGGCGGATCCCCTGACGCTCGGCCCGATCGGGGTGCCGGTGGTGGTGATCCACGGCGACCGGGACACGGCCGTGCCGCCCGTCATGTCGCGTCTGTATACCGAGGCGACCGGCGCCGAGCTGGTGACCGTGCCGGGCGCCGGGCACTTCGACATCACCGTGCCCGGCGGTCTCGCGTGGACGTCCATTGTGGACTCCGTGGGACGGCTGGCGGAGGAGCGGTGTGTCCGGCTCCCGTGA
- a CDS encoding L,D-transpeptidase: MKRSITAVIASAAAVAATIGFTGSAEAAGPPCGAQAKACVQLHTNTAWLMDGGAVVRGGVPITVGKAAFPTPAGTFRVQYKDIDHYSKQFNGPMPYSVFFTTTGVAFHQGSLKVQSHGCVHLSHADAVAFYNALHPGDVVQVVK, from the coding sequence ATGAAACGGAGTATCACAGCGGTAATCGCCAGTGCGGCCGCGGTGGCGGCGACCATCGGGTTCACCGGCAGCGCGGAGGCGGCGGGACCGCCGTGCGGCGCCCAGGCGAAGGCCTGCGTGCAGCTGCACACCAACACGGCGTGGCTGATGGACGGCGGCGCCGTGGTGCGGGGCGGGGTGCCGATCACCGTCGGCAAGGCCGCGTTCCCGACGCCCGCGGGCACGTTCCGCGTGCAGTACAAGGACATCGACCACTACAGCAAGCAGTTCAACGGGCCGATGCCGTACTCGGTCTTCTTCACCACCACGGGCGTCGCGTTCCACCAGGGCAGCCTGAAGGTGCAGTCCCACGGCTGCGTGCACCTTTCGCACGCCGACGCCGTGGCGTTCTACAACGCGCTGCACCCCGGCGACGTCGTCCAGGTCGTGAAGTGA
- a CDS encoding cyclase family protein, which yields MSLLAQLSAAITGGGIEVVDLTAPLTPDTPILQLPEPFANTIPFRLEEISRYDERGPRWYWNDIHTGEHTGTHFDAPVHWVSGKDGADVSQVPLRTLVAPAVVLDASRKAAGNPDFLLSVDDVHEWEAEHGALPDGGWLLYRTGWDAHASDQERFLNADEAGSHTPGIGPDCARWLAEETAIAGLGVETVGTDAGQAPGLEPAFPCHELLLGAGKFGLTQLQNLATLPATGTLLVVSPLPIVGGSGSPARVLALVERAA from the coding sequence ATGTCGTTGCTGGCCCAGCTGAGCGCGGCGATCACCGGCGGCGGGATCGAGGTCGTGGACCTCACCGCGCCGCTGACGCCGGACACCCCGATCCTGCAGCTGCCGGAGCCGTTCGCGAACACCATCCCGTTCCGGCTGGAGGAAATCAGCCGTTACGACGAGCGCGGGCCGCGCTGGTACTGGAACGACATCCACACCGGCGAGCACACCGGCACCCACTTCGACGCGCCCGTGCACTGGGTGTCCGGAAAGGACGGTGCCGACGTGTCGCAGGTGCCGCTCCGGACGCTCGTCGCGCCCGCCGTGGTGCTTGACGCGTCCCGGAAAGCCGCGGGCAACCCGGACTTCCTGCTGTCGGTCGACGACGTCCACGAGTGGGAGGCCGAGCACGGCGCGCTGCCCGACGGCGGCTGGCTGCTCTACCGCACCGGCTGGGACGCGCACGCGAGCGACCAGGAGCGATTCCTCAACGCCGACGAGGCCGGCTCGCACACCCCCGGCATCGGGCCCGACTGTGCGCGCTGGCTGGCCGAAGAGACGGCCATCGCGGGGCTCGGCGTGGAAACCGTCGGCACCGACGCGGGGCAGGCGCCCGGCCTCGAACCCGCCTTCCCGTGCCACGAACTACTGCTCGGCGCGGGCAAGTTCGGCCTCACCCAGCTGCAGAACCTCGCCACGTTGCCGGCCACCGGGACGCTGCTGGTGGTCAGCCCGCTGCCGATCGTCGGCGGGTCCGGCAGCCCGGCGCGGGTGCTCGCGCTCGTGGAGCGGGCCGCATGA
- a CDS encoding VOC family protein encodes MTTSVTPTAVKTGHVGLNVTDLARSQVFYERVLGLQVLQSGRDGDREWAFLGRDGQLMITLWRQSEGRFATALPGLHHLSFQVGSLDEVRAVREGLLALGVELHYDDVVPHAEGSDSGGVFFTDPDGIRLEVYAPSGLAGAPAAGEAPACGFF; translated from the coding sequence GTGACCACGTCTGTTACGCCCACCGCGGTGAAAACCGGGCATGTCGGCTTGAACGTCACCGACCTGGCCCGCTCACAGGTCTTCTACGAACGGGTCCTCGGCCTGCAGGTCCTGCAGAGCGGCCGCGACGGCGACCGCGAGTGGGCGTTCCTCGGCCGCGACGGGCAACTGATGATCACGCTGTGGCGCCAGTCCGAGGGCCGCTTCGCCACCGCGCTGCCGGGCCTGCACCACCTCTCGTTCCAGGTCGGCTCGCTCGACGAGGTCCGGGCGGTGCGGGAAGGGCTGCTCGCGCTTGGCGTGGAGCTGCATTACGACGACGTGGTCCCGCACGCCGAGGGCAGTGACTCGGGCGGCGTGTTCTTCACCGACCCCGACGGCATCCGCCTCGAGGTGTACGCGCCGAGCGGGCTGGCCGGCGCCCCGGCCGCCGGTGAGGCCCCGGCCTGCGGTTTCTTCTGA
- the tsaA gene encoding tRNA (N6-threonylcarbamoyladenosine(37)-N6)-methyltransferase TrmO: MSGSRDGRLPAIGFVRTARTELERTPVQAAANRGEEGVLEIEEEYAEGLAGLAGFDYAWLLSWLDRPDRPSAELTQVPYLLRRERRRMGIFATRGPRRVNPIGLSLVRLLEVSGRTVRFAGVDLLDGTPILDLKPYVTKFDRPPGEPRCGWFDGVAVPEGVTPEDLA; encoded by the coding sequence GTGTCCGGCTCCCGTGACGGGCGGCTGCCCGCGATCGGTTTCGTCCGCACCGCCCGGACGGAGCTGGAGCGCACGCCCGTCCAGGCGGCCGCCAACCGCGGCGAGGAGGGCGTGCTGGAGATCGAGGAGGAGTACGCCGAGGGCCTGGCCGGGCTGGCCGGGTTCGACTACGCGTGGCTGCTCAGCTGGCTCGACCGCCCGGACCGGCCGTCGGCCGAGCTGACGCAGGTGCCGTACTTGCTGCGCCGCGAGCGGCGCCGGATGGGCATCTTCGCCACGCGCGGGCCGCGGCGGGTGAACCCGATCGGGCTGAGCCTGGTGCGGCTGCTGGAGGTCTCGGGCCGCACGGTGCGCTTCGCCGGCGTCGACCTGCTCGACGGCACGCCGATACTGGACCTCAAGCCGTACGTGACGAAGTTCGACCGGCCGCCGGGGGAGCCGCGGTGCGGCTGGTTCGACGGTGTCGCGGTGCCCGAGGGCGTCACTCCGGAGGACCTGGCCTGA
- a CDS encoding thiamine pyrophosphate-binding protein, whose protein sequence is MKVAELVGRTLADLGAGLVFGVVGSGNFAVTNALRAAGVRFVAARHEGGAASMADAYARLSGEVSVLSLHQGCGLTNAVTGITEAAKSRTPMIVLAADTAGSAVLSNFAVDQDALAVAVSAVPERVHSAASARADTVRAYRTASQQSRTVLLNLPLDVQEQEAPEPAPLPELTGPAAVRPEDGAAGALAGLIAGAGRPVFIAGRGARGQATVLRALADVSGALLATSAVANGLFRDDPWALGISGGFSSPLAAELITGADLVVGWGCALNQWTTRHGKLLGPHARLAQVDRAQSALGAHRPVDLGVAGDVGATAVDVLELLESRGHHAAGYRSPEVAARLAGGVRWNDVAHEDRSGGGRIDPRTLSARLDELLPAQRVVSIDSGNFMGYPSAYLSVPDENGFCFTQAYQCVGLGLGTAIGAALARPDRLPVLGVGDGGFHMAISELETAVRLGLPLVVIVYHDAAYGAEVHHFTGADLGTVQFPDTDVAAIARGFGCAGITVREPSDLTAVTAWLDGPRGAPLVIDAKVADDGGSWWLAEAFGH, encoded by the coding sequence ATGAAGGTCGCCGAGCTGGTCGGGCGGACACTCGCCGACCTCGGTGCCGGGCTCGTGTTCGGTGTGGTCGGCAGCGGCAACTTCGCGGTGACCAACGCGTTGCGGGCGGCGGGCGTCCGGTTCGTCGCCGCCCGCCACGAGGGCGGCGCCGCGAGCATGGCCGACGCGTACGCCCGGCTCAGCGGCGAGGTTTCCGTGCTCAGCCTGCACCAGGGCTGCGGCCTGACCAACGCCGTCACCGGCATCACGGAGGCAGCCAAGAGCCGCACGCCGATGATCGTCCTGGCCGCCGACACCGCCGGGTCCGCCGTGCTGTCGAACTTCGCCGTCGACCAGGACGCGCTCGCCGTCGCGGTGAGCGCGGTGCCCGAACGCGTCCACTCCGCGGCGAGCGCGCGGGCCGACACCGTCCGCGCGTACCGGACCGCTTCGCAGCAGAGCCGGACGGTCCTGCTCAACCTGCCACTGGACGTCCAGGAGCAGGAAGCGCCCGAGCCCGCGCCGCTGCCGGAGCTCACCGGCCCGGCCGCGGTCCGCCCGGAGGACGGCGCGGCCGGCGCGCTGGCCGGGCTGATCGCCGGGGCCGGGCGCCCGGTCTTCATCGCCGGTCGCGGCGCGCGCGGCCAGGCCACCGTGCTGCGCGCGCTGGCGGACGTGTCGGGCGCGCTGCTGGCGACGTCCGCGGTCGCGAACGGGCTCTTCCGCGACGACCCGTGGGCGCTCGGGATCAGCGGCGGGTTCTCGTCCCCGCTCGCCGCCGAGCTGATCACCGGCGCGGACCTCGTGGTCGGCTGGGGCTGCGCGCTGAACCAGTGGACCACCCGCCACGGCAAGCTGCTCGGGCCGCACGCGCGGCTGGCGCAGGTCGACCGGGCGCAATCCGCGCTCGGCGCGCACCGGCCGGTCGACCTGGGCGTGGCCGGCGACGTCGGGGCCACCGCCGTGGATGTCTTGGAGCTGCTGGAATCCCGGGGCCACCACGCGGCCGGCTATCGCTCCCCCGAGGTCGCCGCGCGCCTCGCCGGCGGCGTGCGGTGGAACGACGTCGCACACGAGGACCGCTCCGGCGGCGGCCGCATCGACCCGCGCACGCTCAGCGCGCGGCTCGACGAACTGCTGCCCGCGCAGCGGGTGGTGTCGATCGACTCGGGCAACTTCATGGGCTACCCCAGCGCGTACCTCTCGGTGCCGGACGAGAACGGGTTCTGCTTCACCCAGGCGTACCAGTGCGTCGGGCTCGGGCTCGGCACCGCGATCGGCGCCGCGCTCGCGCGCCCGGACCGGCTGCCGGTGCTCGGCGTGGGCGACGGCGGGTTCCACATGGCGATCTCGGAGCTGGAGACCGCCGTGCGGCTCGGGCTGCCACTGGTGGTGATCGTCTACCACGACGCCGCCTACGGCGCGGAAGTCCACCACTTCACCGGCGCCGACCTGGGCACGGTGCAGTTCCCGGACACCGACGTCGCCGCGATCGCCCGCGGCTTCGGCTGTGCCGGGATCACCGTGCGCGAGCCGTCGGACCTCACGGCGGTGACCGCCTGGCTCGACGGCCCGCGCGGCGCCCCGCTGGTGATCGACGCGAAGGTCGCCGACGACGGCGGCTCCTGGTGGCTCGCGGAGGCATTCGGGCACTGA
- a CDS encoding SigE family RNA polymerase sigma factor, whose amino-acid sequence MARGDAEFAEFVLASSARLLRAAYLLTGDRHQAEDDVQTALVRTYTSWGKIRRQDPFAYTRRVLSNHVIDRWRRPIREDATEELPERAVIRDFTDGVVTQEWLMRALAELSARERAIVVLRHFWDLSEADVAAELKVSLGTVKSTNSRALAKMRVAAGPELVECVAGRAS is encoded by the coding sequence ATGGCCCGAGGTGACGCCGAATTCGCCGAGTTCGTCCTGGCGAGCTCGGCGCGGCTGCTGCGCGCCGCGTACCTGCTCACCGGCGACCGTCACCAGGCCGAGGACGACGTCCAGACCGCACTGGTCCGCACGTACACCTCGTGGGGGAAGATCCGGCGGCAGGACCCGTTCGCCTACACCCGCCGGGTGCTTTCGAACCACGTGATCGACCGCTGGCGCCGCCCGATCCGCGAGGACGCCACCGAAGAGCTGCCCGAGCGGGCCGTCATCCGGGACTTCACCGATGGCGTCGTCACGCAGGAATGGCTGATGCGCGCGCTGGCGGAGCTGAGCGCGCGGGAACGCGCGATCGTGGTGCTGCGGCACTTCTGGGACCTGTCCGAGGCGGACGTCGCCGCGGAGCTGAAGGTTTCGCTGGGGACGGTGAAGAGCACGAACTCCCGGGCGCTCGCGAAGATGCGTGTCGCGGCCGGACCGGAGCTGGTCGAGTGCGTGGCGGGGAGGGCCTCGTGA
- a CDS encoding pyridoxamine 5'-phosphate oxidase family protein, whose translation MGVYHAGELAAQAKAGVSAEAARVGAIVRTSVPAAAAAFLAERPMIVVGAADEDGRMWASLLTGPPGFLRAESGRDVLDIAAEPLPGDPLAGVLHRGGRVGAIAVDPGTRRRMRINGVAEPGPHGVRIVADQVYSNCPKYIQRRDLLAVREERQAEVTVSSTLDSAASVLVGSADTFFLATSSGSGDCDASHRGGGPGFVRVHDERTLSWPDYPGNTMMMTLGNLEQNRRAGLLFVGWSSGTTVQLTGTAAVDWTGPARETRFTVEQVRRTIGASPLRWGEPELSRFNPAVA comes from the coding sequence GTGGGCGTCTACCACGCGGGTGAGCTGGCCGCGCAGGCCAAAGCCGGGGTGAGCGCGGAGGCGGCGCGGGTCGGCGCGATCGTCCGCACCTCCGTGCCGGCGGCGGCCGCCGCGTTCCTCGCCGAGCGGCCCATGATCGTCGTCGGCGCGGCGGACGAGGACGGCCGGATGTGGGCCTCGCTGCTCACCGGGCCGCCGGGGTTCCTGCGGGCCGAGAGCGGCCGGGACGTCCTCGACATCGCCGCCGAACCGCTGCCGGGCGACCCGCTCGCCGGGGTGCTGCACCGGGGCGGCCGGGTCGGCGCCATCGCGGTGGACCCCGGCACGCGGCGGCGGATGCGGATCAACGGCGTCGCCGAGCCGGGCCCACACGGCGTGCGCATCGTCGCGGACCAGGTGTACTCCAACTGCCCCAAGTACATCCAGCGCCGTGACCTGCTCGCGGTGCGCGAGGAGCGGCAGGCCGAAGTGACCGTGTCGTCCACATTGGACAGCGCGGCTTCGGTTCTGGTGGGCAGTGCCGACACGTTTTTCCTCGCCACGTCCTCCGGAAGCGGCGACTGTGACGCCTCCCACCGCGGCGGCGGGCCCGGCTTCGTCCGGGTCCACGACGAGCGCACGCTGAGCTGGCCCGACTACCCGGGCAACACGATGATGATGACACTCGGCAACCTGGAGCAGAACCGGCGCGCGGGGCTGTTGTTCGTCGGCTGGTCGAGCGGGACCACGGTGCAACTCACCGGTACCGCGGCCGTCGACTGGACGGGGCCGGCGCGCGAGACCCGCTTCACCGTGGAGCAGGTGCGCCGGACGATCGGGGCGAGCCCGTTGCGCTGGGGCGAGCCGGAGCTGTCCCGGTTCAACCCCGCCGTCGCGTGA
- the lepB gene encoding signal peptidase I encodes MADPIPREHAGSDPERPDPDDPGESSGPDGRGRKPRKKRPFWQELPILIVIALVLTILIQQFVGKVFMIPSESMETTLHGCTGCFGDRVLVDRVTYDFTDPGPGDVIVFSGPQPWTENEIAPQEPSNFFAKAVREVGSLVGFAPPDERDFVKRVIAVGGQTVQCCDPQGRVMVDGKALTEPYVHWLDSKNAVQEPFPPVKVPAGSLWVMGDNRNDSCDSRCQGGGGVNGTVPVANVIGKARFIVLPPSRWGGVSDYNAQESATAVALGAPAWQQGLPLGVGAALSVPTLFLGRRVRESLGQRKKRRQ; translated from the coding sequence GTGGCCGACCCCATTCCCCGTGAGCACGCCGGAAGTGACCCCGAACGTCCGGATCCGGACGACCCCGGCGAGTCCTCCGGCCCGGACGGGCGCGGCCGCAAGCCGCGCAAGAAACGCCCGTTCTGGCAGGAACTCCCGATCCTGATCGTGATCGCCCTCGTGCTCACGATCCTGATCCAGCAGTTCGTGGGCAAGGTCTTCATGATCCCGTCCGAGTCGATGGAGACCACGCTGCACGGCTGCACCGGCTGCTTCGGCGACCGCGTGCTGGTCGACCGCGTCACCTACGACTTCACCGATCCCGGACCCGGCGACGTCATCGTGTTCAGCGGCCCGCAGCCGTGGACCGAGAACGAGATCGCGCCGCAGGAGCCGAGCAACTTCTTCGCCAAGGCCGTGCGCGAAGTGGGCTCGCTGGTCGGCTTCGCGCCGCCGGACGAGCGTGACTTCGTCAAGCGGGTGATCGCCGTCGGCGGCCAGACCGTACAGTGCTGTGACCCGCAGGGCCGGGTGATGGTGGACGGCAAGGCGCTCACCGAGCCCTACGTCCACTGGCTCGACTCGAAGAACGCGGTGCAGGAGCCGTTCCCGCCGGTCAAGGTCCCCGCGGGCAGCCTCTGGGTGATGGGCGACAACCGCAACGACTCCTGCGACTCCCGCTGCCAGGGCGGCGGCGGGGTGAACGGCACGGTGCCGGTGGCCAACGTGATCGGCAAGGCCCGCTTCATCGTGCTGCCGCCTTCACGCTGGGGCGGGGTCAGCGACTACAACGCGCAGGAGAGCGCGACCGCGGTCGCCCTCGGCGCGCCCGCGTGGCAGCAGGGCCTCCCGCTCGGCGTCGGCGCGGCCCTGTCCGTGCCGACCCTGTTCCTCGGCCGCCGGGTGCGGGAAAGCCTAGGACAGCGGAAAAAGCGGCGCCAGTAG
- a CDS encoding crotonase/enoyl-CoA hydratase family protein has translation MTVLVDHRGPVTTIGINRPERRNAVDRATAAALADAFRAFDEDPASSVAVLYGAGGTFCAGADLKAISSGAGNRAEPGGDGPMGPTRLKLTKPVIAAVSGHAVAGGLELAIWADLRVVEETAVLGVFCRRWGVPLIDGGTVRLPRLIGRSHAMDLILTGRPVGAAEALRMGLANRVVPAGGALDAAVELGLELAAFPQTCLREDRASVLEQDGLDEEAALANEFRHGQVSLASDTLAGANRFATRHDPAGS, from the coding sequence ATGACCGTGCTCGTCGACCACCGCGGACCGGTGACCACCATCGGCATCAACCGCCCCGAACGCCGCAACGCCGTCGACCGGGCCACGGCCGCGGCGCTGGCGGACGCGTTCCGCGCCTTCGACGAAGACCCGGCCAGCTCCGTCGCGGTGCTCTACGGCGCCGGCGGCACCTTCTGCGCGGGCGCGGACCTGAAGGCGATCAGCTCGGGCGCCGGCAACCGCGCCGAGCCCGGCGGCGACGGGCCGATGGGCCCGACCCGGCTGAAGCTGACGAAGCCGGTGATCGCCGCCGTCAGCGGCCACGCCGTCGCGGGCGGGCTGGAACTGGCGATCTGGGCGGACCTGCGGGTGGTCGAGGAGACCGCGGTGCTCGGCGTGTTCTGCCGCCGCTGGGGCGTCCCGCTGATCGACGGCGGCACGGTGCGGCTGCCCCGGCTGATCGGCCGCAGCCACGCCATGGACCTGATCCTCACCGGCCGCCCGGTCGGCGCGGCCGAGGCGCTGCGCATGGGCCTGGCCAACCGCGTCGTCCCGGCGGGCGGCGCGCTGGACGCCGCGGTGGAGCTGGGCCTCGAGCTGGCCGCGTTTCCGCAGACCTGCCTGCGCGAGGACCGCGCGTCGGTGCTGGAGCAGGACGGACTGGACGAAGAAGCCGCGCTGGCCAACGAGTTCCGCCACGGTCAGGTGTCGCTCGCGAGCGACACCCTCGCCGGCGCGAACCGCTTCGCCACGCGGCACGACCCGGCCGGCAGCTGA
- a CDS encoding HD domain-containing protein, with translation MSDASAALAAFGFELGVLKRVRRTGWWQVGVRDPESVAEHTMRAAQLAALIAAEEGASPERASFLALWHDTQETRTGDLPHTAAPYLAKPDPRAITEDQTEALPGASQAVVRDAVDEYEDRESPESRCAKDADKLEMLLQALEYRDLGASSVDEWLASAQQGLYTRTARDLAAAALELTPLSWRTR, from the coding sequence GTGTCCGACGCCTCCGCCGCACTGGCCGCCTTCGGTTTCGAGCTGGGGGTGCTCAAGCGCGTCCGCCGGACGGGCTGGTGGCAGGTCGGCGTGCGGGACCCGGAGTCGGTGGCCGAGCACACGATGCGCGCCGCCCAGCTGGCCGCGCTGATCGCCGCGGAGGAGGGCGCGTCGCCGGAGCGGGCGTCGTTCCTGGCCCTCTGGCACGACACCCAGGAGACCCGCACCGGCGACCTGCCGCACACCGCCGCGCCGTACCTGGCCAAGCCGGACCCGCGCGCCATCACCGAAGACCAGACCGAAGCGCTGCCCGGCGCCTCCCAGGCCGTCGTCCGGGACGCGGTCGACGAGTACGAGGACCGGGAGTCGCCGGAGTCCCGCTGCGCGAAGGACGCGGACAAGCTGGAGATGCTCCTGCAGGCGCTGGAATACCGGGACCTGGGAGCGTCCTCAGTGGACGAATGGCTGGCTTCGGCCCAGCAGGGTCTGTACACCCGGACCGCCCGTGACCTCGCCGCCGCGGCGCTGGAACTCACGCCGCTGTCCTGGCGCACCCGTTAA